The genomic stretch CTTTGCTTGAGATATATGGTGTTGTTTCCAACAGTAAGCCATTCACTCGGAACGTCAATATTGTACAGCCTGTATAACCCATGAATGCCATGTCTTGCAATTGCATTATCTGTACCTATTAACATTGTACTAAAATGGGGTTCGCTCAACTCTGGATCGTTGAATCGCACCTAATAATTGCACCCAATGTCAAGTTTTCATTTAGAATTTTCACTAAAAAAATAAAGATAATTAGTGAAGTGCAAATTGAAGGAGCAGATAAAAGTTGAAAGTTCCTTACTTGCACTTCAGACCTCGAAGCAGATGCCAAGGCGATTCGCAATGTATAGTTTGTGGACAGTAATAGGTCGTTAAGGTGAAATATTATCTGCCATGTGGTGGGTTTGTAAGTATCATTGTCCACCTTCCTGCAATTTGAGGTCAGTGATTAAATTGTTAGCTCTTGTATGGATGCAGTAGGAGAGAAGGGAAGGAGAGCGGATGGAATGGAAAGGAAAGGAAGAGGGAATGGAGTATGGTCAGAATTTTGTTTGTAGGAGGTAAAACTAATCCCTCCATTTCCATCCAATCTAACTTACTATCCGAAGAAGGGATCCCTTCCAAATTCCTCCATTTTAAAAAGGGTAAAACTCCAGAACATTAACACACAGTTACTGTAATAAGAGCATCACCTGGTAACGTGAGCGAAAAACCAGTCTCTGTGATAGTCACTTACACCGACGGTGTATATAAGATCTTCGTCAGGATAAAGGTCAGCATACCTTTCCCAGAGACCATATTGTCTAAATCTGTTGATGAAGTACTTGAAAATTTAGAATCTATAATATTGATGATATAGCAGCAGCTTGCATTGGCAGGGAAAGAAAGAAGTACATACTTGTTCACATCATTGTCTGTGTAGAGTTTGTTGACAAACAACCTACTTGGCGCAGGTACATAGAATTCTAGAGCGGTGCGGTCAGGAAAACCTATTTGCCACAATGTTGGCCCATTTCTAAGAGGCTCATATACAAGATCACCCAAGTCGATTGCAGAGCCTAAGCATGGATTAAAGGAACTCAATTAGTAGTTGCTGTACAGGTATTCGAAATCTTAACTCATTTGCATTGATTCTACTGCTACTCTTAGGTTTATTTGATATCCTCCGGTAGGACGTGGTTAGCTCTAGCTCCTATCCGAGTGAGGTTTCACTTTTCAGCTTGAAATTTTAAAATCTCTCCCCAATACCATAAACTAATCACACACTATAAGACTGTCGTACCTAAAATTATATGAAAGAAGAGTTGAAACCTGGAGTGATTGTGATGTTTTCAACGTAGACGTAATCACCAATGACACCGGGAACCCAAGCAAACAAGTTATAAACACCTTCATGTATCCCTTTAATCACGAAACGTCCATTACGGTCTGCTTGACTCCAGAATTGATATCCCTGatagcattaagaccaagcttaGTGCCACTGTTTTTAGACACATTTATATTATCCATCAACTATCAGGTAGCTTGCCTTAGTTTCAGTTTGCCAGGATCCTGCATCACCTGGTACTGCCAATCCAATTGAAGCAGAACTAGCAGACCTTAGTGTTTTCCACCGGTATCTAAAGAAAGGAAACTTTGAGCCATGAAAAACAAGATGGGTTAAGTAGTTAGTGAATCAAGTAGGTTGGTTATATACCTATCATGCACCAGTAGCCGGCCAAAAACAAATCCACGCTGAACGGACTTGGGGAAATTAACTGATGAAGGGAATTCATAAGGCCAGCTTCTAACTTCTTGTGCCATCTGAATCAGTTTCCGTGGTTAAGGGGATGTAATGTGAAGAGATTTTGAGAAGGGGAGTTATATTGCGTGTGTTATACCTGATGTTTAGCATCGTCCCAGAGGCTTTGAATATCCGTGTCCGCAGAAACTGAATTTAGGTAAACATAGTAGGGTCCAAACACCTTTTTCCATGGCTCGCCCTGTTGAAATTTCATGGTGACATCTGCACCGGCATAGTGAGCACTGTGGAACATCTGTTGGACAAGAATTCAAGTGTAAACAGCTATAGTGGAGTAACTACTGCTAGTAACTATAGTAAGTACTAGTTGGCATGGAAGTGACTGACAGCTAATGAGATTGGGCCAACATGGGATGTGAGATCTTGCTTGACAGGTCCAGCAGAACGGAACTCGTTGCTTGGTGTTATAACCCAGAATCCTATTTGTGGTTCGAACGATATCCATCCATGCACTCTATTGTCCTTATCCTCGCATGAGTACTGATATTTGTCATCTACCTGTGAGGGTGAGCATGAGTACAATTATGCCATTACTCGTACTTGGAGAGTCACGGGATTAGAATTAGAAAGTATAACGACCTACCTCTCCTCTGAGATCAGGATCAACTGGGTCGGTGAGGAGGACAGCCTCTTTATAAGCAAGAGGTAGACCAGACACCCGATCTTGTGGCATAGGCATCATCCTCTGCCTCTCATCCGAAATAGCCATGTAGTGAAACCTGGCCAATATTTTCAGAGAACGGACAAGTATTATCCTACACAGCTATCATTCTATCAAGGGTGCATAATTTTTACTGGAACTAATCATACCTGTCTTGATCAAGCTTATAAACAGTTCTGATTTGGTAGATATTTGATGCAGGATATCCTTGTTCGCGCTCTAACATTGCATAGGCGTAGAATCCAGAGGATCCACGAAGCATAATATACCTGATATCCCATCTTATCAGGCGGGCTGTATTTAGAACCAAAACCAAAGGAGTACATAATGGTGCTGGGATGCATTATACCTACGATCGACATTGACAGGAAGCCTCCAGTTTGTATCTGATGTATTCCATGCAGTTGAATCCCATTTGTTCGTGAACGAGACCTCCACTTGATCCTCATTTTGAACTATGACTTTGAAGACTGATCCTAGAATCCTGCACAGATATAATATCTAACTTCACCCAACCCCCTCTTCTCGAATTTTAAAACCGAGAGACATAAAGAAGAAGAACCATTTACATACCAGTCAGTCGAACCATTATGACCATCTGCGGTGTCCCAGACTACATCCCAGTACCTGAATAAAAAATCAAAGGAATTTAAGAATAAAGCAGcagtgatgatgaagacatgaaaGCTGTGTATGTGGATACCCTCTGTTTGATCCTGGATTACGAGTTTCGAGTAAATTGTCAACTCCAGCGTAACAAACACCGGTGAGATAGCCCTCTGGATTTGCAATTGTGAGTTGGAGAATTCCATTGTCTATCACCACCTGAAACTCAGAACATGCACTCTTTTATCATCTTAGTGTCAACCATTTCCCACACCTGATCACATGGTATTAAATGAAGCCCGAAAGATTGATGTGTGACATTTTTCTTGTAAAGGTTTTGATGATACCGTGTTTTTACTAAATTATGACTTGTAAGCAAGGGTAATTTAGCCTAAGATCGTCTTAAAACTACTCCAATATGAAAAGATGCGTCATAAATAAACGGGCTCAAATGAAATATCGACTTACTTCATTCTCCCTTACGTCTAAGTTGACGGCTTGCGCAGTTTTCCTGCATTTTCAATAAGCAGATATTATGAAATAATAGTCTTGGTATTATATTAGCTTTTGAATGTAATGTAATAATCAAATCCTTGATTACATACATGATTAGTACATGGTTAAGTCAAGTTTTAACATAAATAAAGTTGACAATCACACGAAGAATGTTTGTAGCCAAATAATGATCAAGTTGGTTTATACTTTATACTTTGACTAAACAACAAGTCAAAGTTAACAGCAGATTTTTTTGTCTTAGATTTATTGAGAATAAATTTGAGTGGGTAATTCAACAAGTTCCAGATGTGCGCAGCAGGAAGTCACATACTTTGACGGAATCACACCAACGTACACTATTGTAAATCAGACTGTTGACTTCATATTATTACCCTCCTGTTGACTACCTTCATTTAAATGCTTCTTAAATTACAAAAGAAAAATTAACGTAAATAACTGCTTAAAAGGAGGGGAGTACTACTTGACTATTACCGTACTCAATAAGTcttgcggtctgaaataagacagACTACTTTTTTTTTACAGAATGTAActatttaatgacaaaaagttaTAACTAAAATTGTTACCTTTTACTCTGAAAATGATGGTAAcattttattagaaaatgaaaatATTTTATCGTAAAATGCCTACATTTGGTCCCATTTGGTCCGTCTTATTTCATATGGGAAATAAAccatctgaaataagaatttgggtAGAGCATTAGTTGCCATATGAAAAAGATGATATGAAACCTCTTCTCCGTCATAACTCCTAGGATTATATAACAAGACCATGTCATATGAAAAAAGGGTTTAATTTCTCTTTAAAGCCGAATATGTCataggagtatttttttttttttttttttttttttaaaacacttCCTTCCCATGCGGTAACCTCAAGATTTGGATTTGCATGCtcttatttcgtttttttgttttttggtcATAGGACTGTTAAATTAATGAACACATCCTATGTTTAGCATCTCACTGTTTAAGATAAAAGAGTaccaataaaactaataaaatgATCACAACTAATAAAATGGATTACTAACAAAAGCGAGTAAGTTAACGACAAATAATTACGATTATTATGAAAATGGGAACATTTTTGAAGTGTTGTAAAAGGGGCACTTAATAAAGATTATTGTTGTCAATAAAAGAGTTAACAAAAACACATACCAACCTTACTATAAATTATTGCAAAATTACACAGTGCGCATCAAAAGTAGTGGACTACTGGactaaggctccgtttggcacgacatttcaggtagcttatttgaccaaaatttcagctacctgattttttttacacgtgtttggcaagtagcttatttggtcaaataagctacctgaaataaaatgctacctaaagtagCATTTGGGATTTCAAGTACCTGAAATAAACTATTTTCCATTTATTGCCCCtacaatttataatattaaataattatcatatccttttacgtaaTTTCACCAAAAATCAGCTAcattttcagctagtttgccaaacatttttttataatcagttaccttatcagctcctacTTTTCAGCTaacttatcagttaccttttcaggtttcagttagcttttcaggtttcaggtagcttatcaggtttcaggtaacttttcagctagttttaccaaacagagcctaaaagTAGGATTAATGAACAAAAATGTTAAATAAAACTGAAAACATTGTATCAAATTTTCATTGAAATTGTTTAGCGGTATACTTGCTTATATAAAATTTCTTATGTTTCTCGTTGATCAATTTTGTTGaattttcactttttatttttgctTGTTGAATTCTTGAAGATTTATATACGAAATTATAACGGTTGCATGAAAGGGGCAAAGATCAGGTAATTattgatatatttttgttttaGTTGGGATTTTACTTCTAATTCGAGAAATAGTATATTACAGTTTTACCCCTTACAAGTTTGGCGCAAAATCGAAAATTAagttttgttttatttatattaGGGTGGCTCCGAAATTCAGTGCCACCCGGTAACGCCCTATCGCCATCCAAAAAAGTTTGTATTTACTTTGGTTAGCACAATTATTTGTCTTATATActaactagttttatacccgtacaAAAAATGTACGGATCGTAATAGCAGGCGCTGTCATTAGATACATGAGCATATAATTGAGCATGATTAAGTGTTCAATACCGTGACAATATAAATTGTCAAATTTCGAGAttcgaatatttgataaatattagatttgaaCATCAGATAATATACAGccgtattttattagaattatattTTAGGTATTTTACATGTTAGACCCGTTGAATCAATgtaaattgcaaaattttatgtAAATTGTGACATTTTAACTTACGTTTTAACATAAGTAGTTAAAATAAGAATATGAGATAGAAATAGGAGGATTTGGGTCGAGGAGATGTTGAAACTCAACAACCAATGAAAACTCTTTAAAAAACTCAgtttttatactatgtagattttaACTGTTCGAAATTATTGATTAATATTAACTAATTTGGATTTTGTTTGATTATTTATGAACTAAATAAaacataaatataataaatacttTGCCTCCTGATTTTTTCTCTTTTATAAGTTTGATAAATAATTGTAAATTGAAGGAGTATTATATATAAACTAAAGAACATAAAACTATGTATTTTGCGTGGAAGTATTACTCCTACTCTATCATATTAAACTTGCTGGTTGAATTTTTGACGTCAAATTTCTGTCTATAAATatgaaaagtaaataaaaatatACATAATACTAAAACATTTAAATTATGTAAAAATCATCGACAAAAATAATTTTCTGTTAAGTAAATAAAAAATATTACTCTATAGTAATagaaaaattcttgtgtcctcCGGGAGGACCCTACTCCTTACACTTAAAAATATAgtaatatacggagtattataaagAAAAAGTAATGGTTAATGCGATGACTTTAAAACTGCTTAAAATATTTCTATTTTGATCAAGTATTTAATTTTTGTAGATATATTAAACATTCAATCATGGACTATCATATGATCGATCGATCatatttattctttattcttGAACCGTCTATACGAAATTGGCATGAAAACGCGAAAGCTACCTTGAACTTGCAAGTTGCAACATTACACTACCGTATGTAAGTCCCTCATCAAAGGCACTGATTATGCTAAAATTCCATGCATATGCCCTAAAGTCTGACATATATAATGCTGGATCATTACAAtattctttttctcatttttaggTTGTTCAACTCCTTAAGAAAATAATGGTCAC from Silene latifolia isolate original U9 population chromosome 2, ASM4854445v1, whole genome shotgun sequence encodes the following:
- the LOC141643278 gene encoding putative rhamnogalacturonate lyase B isoform X2, which codes for MKLEFHQFIRQLFVVVIIITLHLHLSLLASSSPINLKTAQAVNLDVRENEVVIDNGILQLTIANPEGYLTGVCYAGVDNLLETRNPGSNRGYWDVVWDTADGHNGSTDWILGSVFKVIVQNEDQVEVSFTNKWDSTAWNTSDTNWRLPVNVDRRYIMLRGSSGFYAYAMLEREQGYPASNIYQIRTVYKLDQDRFHYMAISDERQRMMPMPQDRVSGLPLAYKEAVLLTDPVDPDLRGEVDDKYQYSCEDKDNRVHGWISFEPQIGFWVITPSNEFRSAGPVKQDLTSHVGPISLAMFHSAHYAGADVTMKFQQGEPWKKVFGPYYVYLNSVSADTDIQSLWDDAKHQMAQEVRSWPYEFPSSVNFPKSVQRGFVFGRLLVHDRYRWKTLRSASSASIGLAVPGDAGSWQTETKGYQFWSQADRNGRFVIKGIHEGVYNLFAWVPGVIGDYVYVENITITPGSAIDLGDLVYEPLRNGPTLWQIGFPDRTALEFYVPAPSRLFVNKLYTDNDVNKFRQYGLWERYADLYPDEDLIYTVGVSDYHRDWFFAHVTRKVDNDTYKPTTWQIIFHLNDLLLSTNYTLRIALASASRSEVQVRFNDPELSEPHFSTMLIGTDNAIARHGIHGLYRLYNIDVPSEWLTVGNNTIYLKQSRHIGPFEGVMYDYIRLEGPPRRR
- the LOC141643278 gene encoding putative rhamnogalacturonate lyase B isoform X1, encoding MKLEFHQFIRQLFVVVIIITLHLHLSLLASSSPINLKTAQAVNLDVRENEVVIDNGILQLTIANPEGYLTGVCYAGVDNLLETRNPGSNRGYWDVVWDTADGHNGSTDWILGSVFKVIVQNEDQVEVSFTNKWDSTAWNTSDTNWRLPVNVDRRYIMLRGSSGFYAYAMLEREQGYPASNIYQIRTVYKLDQDRFHYMAISDERQRMMPMPQDRVSGLPLAYKEAVLLTDPVDPDLRGEVDDKYQYSCEDKDNRVHGWISFEPQIGFWVITPSNEFRSAGPVKQDLTSHVGPISLAMFHSAHYAGADVTMKFQQGEPWKKVFGPYYVYLNSVSADTDIQSLWDDAKHQMAQEVRSWPYEFPSSVNFPKSVQRGFVFGRLLVHDRYRWKTLRSASSASIGLAVPGDAGSWQTETKGYQFWSQADRNGRFVIKGIHEGVYNLFAWVPGVIGDYVYVENITITPGSAIDLGDLVYEPLRNGPTLWQIGFPDRTALEFYVPAPSRLFVNKLYTDNDVNKFRQYGLWERYADLYPDEDLIYTVGVSDYHRDWFFAHVTRKVDNDTYKPTTWQIIFHLNDLLLSTNYTLRIALASASRSEVQVRFNDPELSEPHFSTMLIGTDNAIARHGIHGLYRLYNIDVPSEWLTVGNNTIYLKQSRHIGPFEGVMYDYIRLEGPPRRR